A portion of the Candidatus Dadabacteria bacterium genome contains these proteins:
- a CDS encoding DUF2103 domain-containing protein, producing the protein MKYRKNKIKTEHSIIKGLRRFLEDNISGLDHVTGIIPGEIKVGRATGENLAVSYKYSTLSGAKLIARSGTSVQEVFVITKDPEELKALIERLGE; encoded by the coding sequence ATGAAATACAGAAAAAACAAGATAAAAACCGAACATTCGATAATAAAGGGACTAAGGCGTTTTCTCGAGGACAACATCTCGGGGCTTGACCACGTGACGGGAATCATTCCCGGGGAGATAAAGGTCGGCCGGGCCACCGGGGAGAATCTCGCGGTGAGCTACAAGTACAGCACCCTAAGCGGGGCCAAGCTCATAGCGAGAAGCGGCACCTCGGTGCAGGAGGTGTTTGTCATCACGAAGGATCCCGAGGAGCTGAAAGCGCTTATAGAGCGTCTAGGCGAATGA